A stretch of Arthrobacter pascens DNA encodes these proteins:
- a CDS encoding CHAP domain-containing protein has translation MQRKSLGMVALIALPGLFLSLIFAMLLLLAPAKPAAANCGPAVSVVIDGNTKVEGYTQEQLKNAAAIMGAGKAVNLSVKGQMISVMVSLGESGLRVLDHGDGPGPDSRGLFQQRDNGAWGSYADRMDPAASAKNFIKALQAVPGWELLEPTIAGNKVQRNADPYHYQKYWPEAVKLVQELSDGKLSLKGSDCAIPGQSGAGNDYPWKNSPTWMQVGDGAAAASPLGMFYRECVDFALWRVNQQMGSTSAPFKFLNGNFRPDGQGLGSALTWKAGWDAKGWPTGKTPRVGAVVWYAPGAGGADPTYGHVAVVKEVKDDGTYVEEGYNGNPPPDDHNYYTRTVSSNVPSAFLYLPTQEEKK, from the coding sequence ATGCAGCGTAAGTCGCTTGGCATGGTGGCACTCATTGCCCTCCCTGGCCTGTTCCTTAGCCTGATCTTCGCCATGCTGCTGTTGTTGGCCCCGGCGAAACCGGCTGCCGCTAACTGCGGCCCGGCTGTTTCCGTTGTCATCGACGGCAACACCAAGGTTGAGGGTTACACCCAGGAGCAGCTGAAGAACGCCGCGGCGATCATGGGTGCCGGCAAGGCAGTGAACCTGTCCGTCAAGGGCCAGATGATCAGCGTCATGGTCTCCCTGGGGGAGTCAGGGCTGCGGGTGCTGGACCACGGCGACGGTCCCGGACCCGACTCCCGCGGCCTGTTCCAGCAGCGCGACAACGGCGCATGGGGCTCCTACGCAGACCGCATGGACCCCGCCGCCAGCGCAAAGAACTTCATCAAAGCACTGCAGGCCGTTCCCGGCTGGGAGCTGTTGGAGCCGACCATCGCCGGCAACAAGGTTCAGCGCAACGCGGACCCGTATCACTACCAGAAGTACTGGCCCGAGGCCGTCAAACTCGTCCAGGAACTCTCGGACGGGAAGCTCTCGCTGAAGGGCAGCGACTGCGCCATACCGGGGCAGTCCGGTGCCGGGAATGACTACCCGTGGAAAAACTCTCCGACCTGGATGCAGGTCGGAGACGGGGCAGCCGCCGCGTCGCCGCTGGGCATGTTCTACCGCGAATGCGTGGACTTCGCCCTGTGGCGGGTGAACCAGCAGATGGGTTCCACCAGTGCACCGTTCAAATTCCTCAATGGTAACTTCCGCCCGGACGGGCAGGGCCTCGGCTCGGCCCTGACCTGGAAGGCCGGCTGGGACGCCAAGGGCTGGCCCACCGGCAAGACACCCCGCGTCGGTGCGGTCGTCTGGTACGCACCCGGTGCCGGGGGAGCGGACCCAACCTACGGCCACGTCGCCGTGGTCAAGGAAGTCAAAGACGACGGGACCTACGTCGAAGAAGGTTACAACGGCAACCCGCCACCGGATGACCACAACTACTACACGCGGACAGTCAGCAGCAATGTCCCCTCAGCGTTCCTGTATCTGCCCACTCAAGAGGAGAAGAAGTGA
- a CDS encoding helix-turn-helix domain-containing protein has translation MPRYVRPNTAASLERVINAFGNLTKVAIIGHLREHGPSTRSDVAKALEIGVATAKHNLQLLADEGVVLEDPPATEERNGMRVRYTLVGSEVEQRYVELGRALGLN, from the coding sequence ATGCCCCGATACGTTCGACCCAACACAGCTGCTTCCTTGGAGCGGGTCATTAACGCCTTCGGCAATCTGACGAAGGTTGCAATCATTGGGCATCTGAGGGAACACGGACCCTCCACGCGAAGCGATGTAGCAAAAGCCCTGGAGATTGGGGTGGCGACGGCCAAGCACAACCTGCAGTTGCTCGCGGATGAGGGTGTTGTGCTCGAGGATCCGCCAGCCACGGAAGAACGAAACGGCATGCGGGTCAGGTACACCCTGGTTGGTTCTGAAGTCGAACAGCGGTACGTGGAACTAGGCCGAGCGTTGGGTCTCAACTAA
- a CDS encoding ParA family protein yields MRVTAIGNRKGGVGKTSVTLGLATGLRLIGKKVLVIDLDPQANVTDALEGAGEFDIFDVLYGGEAGTLGQAITTTSWAGIDLIPSSESLARLESESIMTPEMRLKAAAWGAEELEAYDHILIDLPPALGRLTLNGLIWADRVLVVTEPAAFSVKGVTEFLETVKKVQSLPHLNPALEFIGIIINKTSSPLTGEHAFQIGELEAEYGRDVKAPHLPLRTAMQDSISSRAPLTKLNSRGAVIMTEKFVAHARYLDGVN; encoded by the coding sequence ATGAGAGTGACCGCCATAGGAAACCGAAAGGGCGGGGTGGGCAAGACGTCCGTAACCCTGGGCCTTGCCACAGGACTGAGGCTTATCGGGAAAAAGGTCCTGGTCATCGACCTGGACCCCCAAGCCAACGTCACCGATGCGCTGGAAGGGGCCGGGGAGTTTGACATCTTTGATGTCCTCTACGGGGGAGAAGCAGGCACCCTCGGCCAGGCGATCACTACAACCTCGTGGGCGGGTATTGACCTCATCCCCAGCTCCGAGTCGTTGGCTCGGCTGGAATCAGAAAGCATCATGACACCAGAGATGCGACTCAAGGCAGCAGCCTGGGGAGCGGAGGAGCTGGAAGCATACGACCATATCCTCATTGATTTGCCGCCGGCCTTGGGAAGGCTGACCCTGAATGGATTGATCTGGGCTGACCGAGTTCTGGTGGTCACGGAACCGGCCGCCTTCTCCGTGAAGGGTGTGACGGAGTTCTTGGAAACTGTCAAGAAGGTGCAGTCGCTGCCCCATCTGAACCCAGCCTTGGAATTCATAGGCATCATCATCAACAAAACCAGCTCGCCGCTAACCGGCGAGCACGCATTCCAGATAGGCGAACTGGAGGCCGAATATGGCCGTGACGTGAAGGCGCCGCACCTGCCACTGAGGACAGCGATGCAGGACTCGATCAGCAGCAGAGCGCCGCTGACAAAACTGAACAGCAGGGGAGCGGTCATCATGACTGAGAAGTTCGTCGCTCATGCACGTTACCTGGATGGGGTGAACTAA
- a CDS encoding TnpV protein, which translates to MNKYGMQAQKAWQQASPTHYSQIPDQDEFFTQLGEQAAEQIAELQTKLAGPDPAGESYFEKVGRLNAAKNQAEEIVSHDLLAPPATEEDEENVNPELQQYLDWKAEAEDLRRQL; encoded by the coding sequence ATGAACAAGTACGGCATGCAGGCACAGAAGGCGTGGCAGCAAGCCAGTCCGACACACTATTCTCAGATCCCGGACCAGGACGAGTTCTTCACCCAGCTGGGGGAGCAGGCAGCGGAGCAGATCGCGGAACTGCAAACGAAGCTGGCGGGCCCGGACCCGGCAGGGGAGAGCTACTTCGAGAAAGTCGGCCGGTTGAACGCAGCCAAGAACCAAGCCGAGGAAATAGTCAGCCACGACCTCCTGGCACCACCGGCGACGGAAGAGGACGAGGAGAACGTGAATCCGGAGCTGCAGCAGTACCTGGATTGGAAGGCCGAAGCGGAGGACCTGCGCCGGCAACTGTAA
- a CDS encoding helicase-related protein → MAPSGARSRIRANLEALEILRTLESEGRPATDIERSSLARWGSWGAQGVFQIFDEGRGEYEPDRQHLRSLLSVSEYDAARRTTINAHYTDAAYVQSIWAAVRQLGFDGGSVLEPGSGVGTFVGFAPDNAAMTGVELDPITAKISQALYPEASIRSESFADTRLPSGHFDMAIGNVPFANVTLHDPRHNAAGHSIHNHFILKSLALTRPGGMVAVLTSSFTLDATNPAARREMNQLADLVGAVRLPTGSHRKAAGTDAMTDLLIFRRRESAQEPASTLWETVSARRIDGTITRLNSYFDEHPDRLLGELHVSHGMYGAETLQLTADDLTAVPAQLDAALASIVAEARRDGMIFSERTTDQEQQRAAYIPAASHEWEGHIAAAETGFTVVQNGQHIDLAVPKTQTRELSLLLELRDQARQLLGAEAENRDDTAEIDAMRQGLKSSYEGYLGTYGPINRFTLRNTGRVDEATGEAIQSRVTPRAVATLRQDPFGPLVMALENFDDGTQKATPAALLSTRQVQPRRPVLGVDTAEEALAVTLDTVGSVDLDYAASLLGLGPEETRQALGESIYEIPGNETTYQTRAEYLSGNVREKLDVARAAALTDERFTTNVRALTEAIPQPLGMDEVEARLGAVWIDAPTHQAFVQEILNDPYATVSNAAGSMWEVKANRHTLAATSTWGTQRMPASDIIKQALEQRPVRVTDEGEDNRRILNPTETAAAQEKAQLLQERFSEWVWEEPERATRLIDEYNRRFNSIVLRDYSTEGDRLTLPGMAKDFAPRPHQRAAVARMLSEPAVGLFHQVGAGKTAEMVIGAMELRRLGMVNKPAVVIPNHMLEQFAREWLQIYPQARILAASSNDLVKDKRREFVARAAANEWDAVIMTRSAFQRISLSPEAETAYMQTEVAQMRAELEAAKENGQENGKANASIVKRLEKLVLTQEERFKAKLDTPADPGISFEETGIDYLVVDELHDYKNLETPSNIPGAAIQGSQRATDLHMKVEFLREREGRRVITGATATPIANSVTEMYVMQRYLRPDLLKSAGIHDFNTWAATFGQVVEEMELSVAGGDRFKLKSRFAKFQNVPELLKMFHTFADVKTAEDLKLPTPDLAPRPGDGPRQPHMLAVDPSPELKAYIQDIGERVDRIQGRLVPSEEDNMLKVSSDGRKAALDMRLVDPAMIQTGPTKVSATADLLASVYQENKDRIYTDPSTGEPDPVPGALQIVFCDLGTPSERWNVYGELKDQLRRRGVPEHMVKFMHDAKNDTEKGRLFAAARSGQIAVLVGSTLKMGVGTNIQKRAIHLVDMDAPWRPADVEQRHGRIVRQGNQNPEVRITQVVAKGSFDSFMWQGLERKSRFINQIMKGRLDVREIEDIGDNTLNFAQAKAITSGNPLVLEKAVADQELARLSRLDRAYNRNLVAVSHTKRGEQNAVDAADADLPLIRQGIERIQSTAREAFTIQVDGKTLDTRNDAAEALQAWAGRNSHRLVNLYGYDELGVIATVGGHDLRAKLMPAMDLDRATVEVRVHGVPRATTQIGRRSILSADVGTIRQLENRISSLPKLAADVEERRSEALARIEQADKALTEPFKHAAALKNARTETARIDQLMAEASKPAGQPTQAMTAEPEVQVDPELQRMQKLHRASFPQRPGTSPGPAEPVHSRPHQPQPKRDRDLER, encoded by the coding sequence ATGGCGCCGTCCGGGGCACGATCACGTATCCGGGCCAATCTTGAAGCGCTGGAAATCCTGCGCACTCTCGAATCCGAGGGCCGGCCAGCGACGGACATCGAGCGAAGTTCGCTTGCTCGGTGGGGGAGCTGGGGCGCCCAGGGCGTCTTCCAAATCTTCGACGAGGGTCGGGGAGAGTACGAGCCTGACCGCCAGCACCTTCGCAGCCTGCTCTCTGTCTCCGAGTACGACGCTGCCCGCCGGACCACAATCAATGCCCACTACACCGACGCCGCCTACGTGCAGTCCATCTGGGCAGCAGTGCGGCAGTTGGGCTTCGACGGCGGTAGTGTCCTGGAACCGGGCTCAGGCGTTGGGACATTCGTAGGATTTGCACCCGACAACGCCGCCATGACCGGTGTCGAGCTGGACCCGATCACCGCAAAGATTTCCCAGGCCCTTTACCCCGAGGCCAGTATCCGGTCTGAATCCTTTGCGGACACCAGGCTGCCCTCCGGCCACTTTGACATGGCAATAGGCAACGTGCCCTTCGCCAACGTCACCCTGCACGACCCCCGGCACAACGCTGCCGGCCATTCGATCCATAACCACTTCATCCTCAAGTCCCTGGCGCTCACACGCCCTGGTGGCATGGTGGCCGTGCTGACCTCCAGCTTCACCCTCGACGCGACCAACCCCGCCGCGCGTCGGGAAATGAACCAGCTCGCGGATCTCGTCGGCGCCGTCAGGCTGCCCACCGGCTCACACCGCAAAGCCGCAGGCACCGACGCCATGACAGACCTGCTGATCTTCCGGCGGAGGGAATCCGCCCAGGAGCCGGCCTCCACGCTCTGGGAAACCGTCAGTGCCCGCAGGATCGATGGAACGATCACGCGCCTGAACTCCTACTTCGACGAGCACCCGGACCGGCTGTTGGGTGAGCTGCACGTCTCCCACGGCATGTACGGGGCCGAAACCCTCCAACTCACCGCCGATGACCTCACCGCCGTCCCGGCCCAGCTGGACGCCGCCCTGGCCAGCATCGTGGCCGAAGCACGCCGGGACGGCATGATCTTCTCCGAACGGACCACCGACCAGGAACAGCAACGCGCCGCCTACATCCCCGCAGCGAGCCACGAGTGGGAAGGCCACATCGCGGCCGCCGAGACCGGCTTCACCGTTGTCCAAAACGGCCAGCACATCGACCTGGCCGTCCCCAAGACCCAGACCCGTGAACTGAGCCTGCTGCTGGAACTGCGCGACCAGGCCCGGCAGCTCCTGGGAGCCGAAGCCGAAAACCGGGACGACACCGCAGAGATCGACGCGATGCGCCAGGGGTTGAAGTCCTCCTACGAGGGCTACCTTGGCACCTACGGCCCGATCAACCGCTTCACGCTCCGGAACACCGGGCGCGTGGATGAAGCCACTGGAGAAGCCATCCAGTCCCGGGTCACGCCCCGGGCCGTTGCGACCCTCCGCCAAGACCCCTTCGGACCGCTGGTGATGGCCCTGGAGAACTTCGACGACGGAACCCAGAAGGCCACACCGGCCGCCCTGCTCTCCACACGCCAAGTCCAGCCCCGCAGACCAGTCCTCGGTGTAGACACGGCCGAGGAAGCCCTCGCCGTCACCCTCGACACCGTAGGAAGCGTGGACCTCGACTACGCCGCCAGCCTCCTGGGCCTCGGCCCGGAAGAAACCCGGCAAGCGCTGGGAGAGAGCATCTACGAAATCCCCGGCAACGAAACCACGTATCAGACGAGGGCCGAATACCTGTCCGGAAACGTCCGCGAGAAGCTGGACGTGGCCCGGGCAGCAGCACTGACCGATGAACGGTTCACCACCAACGTCCGCGCCCTCACCGAGGCAATCCCGCAGCCGCTGGGCATGGACGAAGTGGAAGCCCGCCTCGGAGCCGTGTGGATCGACGCCCCAACGCACCAGGCATTCGTCCAGGAAATCCTGAACGACCCCTACGCCACCGTCTCCAACGCCGCCGGCTCCATGTGGGAAGTCAAAGCCAACCGGCACACGCTGGCTGCCACCAGCACCTGGGGCACCCAAAGGATGCCGGCCTCGGACATCATCAAGCAGGCCCTGGAACAGCGCCCCGTCCGCGTCACGGACGAAGGCGAGGACAACCGCCGCATCCTGAACCCCACCGAAACCGCCGCCGCCCAAGAAAAAGCGCAACTGCTCCAGGAACGCTTCAGCGAGTGGGTCTGGGAGGAACCAGAACGCGCAACACGGCTGATCGATGAGTACAACCGCCGCTTCAACTCCATCGTCCTGCGCGACTACAGCACCGAAGGGGACCGACTGACCCTGCCGGGCATGGCCAAGGACTTCGCGCCCCGGCCGCACCAGCGCGCTGCCGTGGCCCGGATGCTGTCAGAACCGGCCGTCGGCCTGTTCCACCAAGTCGGTGCCGGAAAGACGGCCGAAATGGTCATCGGCGCGATGGAGCTGCGTCGCCTGGGCATGGTTAACAAGCCCGCGGTGGTCATTCCCAACCACATGCTTGAACAGTTCGCCCGCGAATGGCTCCAGATCTACCCGCAGGCCCGGATCCTGGCCGCATCATCAAACGATCTGGTCAAGGACAAGCGCCGGGAGTTCGTGGCCCGCGCAGCGGCGAACGAATGGGATGCGGTCATCATGACCCGCTCCGCCTTTCAACGGATCAGCCTCAGCCCCGAGGCCGAGACCGCCTACATGCAGACCGAAGTCGCCCAGATGCGGGCGGAACTGGAAGCGGCAAAGGAGAACGGCCAGGAAAACGGCAAAGCCAACGCCAGCATCGTCAAACGCCTGGAAAAACTCGTCCTGACTCAGGAAGAACGGTTCAAAGCCAAGCTCGACACCCCCGCCGACCCCGGCATCAGCTTCGAGGAAACCGGCATCGACTACCTCGTCGTGGACGAACTCCACGACTACAAGAACCTCGAAACCCCCAGCAACATCCCGGGCGCCGCGATCCAGGGATCCCAGCGCGCCACCGACCTGCATATGAAGGTCGAGTTCCTGCGGGAACGGGAAGGCCGCAGAGTCATTACCGGCGCCACCGCCACGCCCATCGCCAACTCCGTGACGGAAATGTACGTGATGCAGCGCTACCTGCGCCCTGACCTCCTCAAAAGCGCCGGCATCCACGACTTCAACACCTGGGCAGCCACCTTCGGGCAGGTCGTGGAAGAGATGGAACTGTCCGTGGCCGGCGGCGACAGGTTCAAGCTCAAGAGCCGCTTCGCAAAGTTCCAGAACGTTCCGGAACTCTTGAAGATGTTCCACACATTCGCGGACGTGAAGACCGCTGAAGACCTGAAACTGCCAACCCCAGACCTTGCACCCCGGCCCGGTGACGGGCCGCGCCAGCCCCACATGCTCGCCGTGGACCCCAGCCCGGAACTGAAGGCCTACATCCAGGACATCGGGGAACGCGTGGATCGAATCCAGGGCCGTCTCGTGCCCTCAGAGGAAGACAACATGCTCAAGGTGTCCTCCGACGGCCGCAAAGCCGCCCTGGACATGCGCCTGGTGGACCCCGCCATGATCCAGACGGGCCCGACCAAGGTCAGCGCCACGGCTGACCTGCTGGCCAGCGTCTATCAGGAGAACAAGGACCGCATCTACACCGACCCTTCCACTGGGGAGCCGGACCCGGTGCCCGGTGCCCTGCAGATCGTGTTCTGCGACCTCGGAACCCCCTCCGAACGCTGGAACGTCTACGGCGAACTGAAGGACCAGCTGCGCCGCAGGGGAGTGCCCGAACACATGGTGAAGTTCATGCACGACGCCAAAAACGACACCGAAAAAGGCCGGCTGTTCGCCGCCGCCCGTTCCGGCCAAATAGCCGTCCTCGTAGGATCAACGCTGAAAATGGGGGTCGGCACCAACATCCAGAAGCGCGCCATCCACCTTGTCGACATGGACGCACCTTGGCGTCCGGCCGACGTCGAACAACGCCACGGCCGCATCGTCCGCCAAGGAAACCAGAACCCCGAGGTCCGCATCACCCAGGTCGTGGCCAAGGGATCCTTCGACTCCTTCATGTGGCAAGGACTCGAGCGCAAATCCCGCTTCATCAACCAGATCATGAAGGGCCGGCTGGACGTCCGCGAAATCGAGGACATCGGCGACAACACCCTGAACTTCGCCCAGGCAAAAGCCATCACCAGCGGAAACCCGCTGGTACTGGAAAAGGCCGTAGCAGACCAGGAACTCGCCCGGCTCAGCAGACTGGACCGCGCCTATAACCGCAACCTCGTCGCCGTCTCCCACACCAAGCGCGGAGAACAGAACGCCGTCGACGCAGCCGACGCCGACCTGCCACTGATCCGCCAGGGAATCGAACGTATCCAGTCAACAGCCCGCGAAGCCTTCACCATCCAGGTCGACGGGAAAACCCTCGACACCAGAAACGACGCGGCCGAAGCACTGCAGGCCTGGGCGGGGCGCAACAGCCACCGCCTGGTCAACCTGTACGGCTACGACGAACTGGGCGTCATAGCAACAGTCGGGGGTCACGACCTCCGCGCCAAGCTGATGCCAGCCATGGACCTGGACCGCGCCACGGTAGAAGTCCGCGTCCATGGCGTGCCCCGAGCCACCACACAGATCGGCCGAAGAAGCATACTTTCCGCCGACGTCGGTACCATCCGCCAGCTTGAAAACAGGATTTCTTCCCTGCCGAAACTGGCAGCCGACGTCGAAGAACGCAGAAGCGAAGCTCTCGCCAGGATCGAGCAAGCCGATAAGGCCCTCACCGAACCGTTCAAGCACGCCGCCGCCCTGAAAAACGCAAGAACCGAGACAGCCCGCATAGACCAGCTGATGGCCGAAGCCTCCAAACCGGCGGGACAACCTACGCAGGCGATGACGGCAGAGCCTGAGGTCCAGGTAGACCCGGAGCTCCAGCGGATGCAGAAGCTCCACCGCGCCTCGTTCCCTCAACGCCCAGGGACTTCACCGGGCCCAGCCGAGCCCGTTCACAGTCGCCCGCATCAACCTCAACCAAAGAGGGACCGCGACCTCGAACGGTGA
- a CDS encoding helicase associated domain-containing protein yields the protein MTETRRAAPNPEWVQMYRQGIPSPAIAAAAGVGKSTVRYHLHIAAQADPSIRNEHRAAAGTPVQPTGAGLRNMEDLIDLYTTEGRLPSFKGTAPGERALAVWLQRRRQDAIRGALSPIYRDGLKAIPGWDQQPSRKAKDEARWHQRLAELMDYIAAGNDWPRHKGTETDQERTLGVWLHSQRMKHRRRELDPDKETQLNTDLPGWRAGRVRGRKAPRKNPINPYH from the coding sequence ATGACGGAAACTAGGCGGGCAGCCCCGAATCCGGAATGGGTGCAGATGTACCGGCAAGGCATCCCTTCGCCGGCGATCGCTGCCGCAGCAGGTGTAGGGAAAAGCACCGTCCGCTACCACCTCCACATCGCAGCCCAGGCCGACCCATCCATTCGGAATGAGCATCGGGCAGCGGCCGGCACACCGGTCCAACCTACCGGCGCGGGTCTGCGGAACATGGAAGACCTCATCGACCTCTACACAACGGAGGGCAGACTCCCCTCATTCAAGGGCACAGCACCCGGGGAACGGGCACTGGCGGTATGGCTGCAGCGACGGCGGCAGGACGCCATCCGGGGCGCCCTCTCCCCCATCTACAGGGACGGCCTGAAGGCAATTCCCGGCTGGGATCAACAGCCGAGCCGTAAAGCCAAGGATGAAGCACGCTGGCACCAGCGCCTGGCCGAGTTGATGGACTACATAGCAGCCGGCAACGACTGGCCCCGGCACAAAGGGACCGAGACCGATCAAGAGCGGACCCTGGGCGTGTGGCTACACAGCCAACGGATGAAGCACCGAAGACGCGAACTGGATCCGGACAAGGAAACGCAACTGAATACGGATCTTCCCGGATGGCGGGCCGGGAGGGTGCGCGGGCGCAAAGCCCCGCGCAAAAATCCTATTAACCCCTACCACTAG
- a CDS encoding Hpt domain-containing protein, with protein sequence MAHSAAAGSGDTGTYIFGAAAHSNELESGVLTLDDQELPLVDAAVLQDLEDELGQPEMAWSFANDYAVMWRLRERCLLDSLEREDHSAALDAVISLKVSSAMVGGLRLARLAGALEITLRKGDLRAGLSFLAFISVLGQATVKELQSRYVQAGG encoded by the coding sequence ATGGCCCATTCAGCAGCAGCCGGCTCCGGCGACACCGGCACGTACATCTTCGGTGCAGCGGCACATTCCAATGAACTCGAGAGCGGCGTCCTGACTCTAGATGATCAGGAGCTGCCGTTGGTGGACGCGGCGGTCCTTCAGGACCTGGAAGACGAGCTTGGGCAGCCGGAGATGGCCTGGAGTTTTGCCAATGACTATGCCGTCATGTGGAGGCTGCGGGAGCGCTGCCTCCTCGATTCACTCGAGCGGGAGGATCATTCCGCAGCCCTTGATGCGGTGATCAGCCTGAAAGTATCATCCGCCATGGTCGGCGGACTGCGCCTGGCGCGTCTCGCGGGGGCACTGGAAATTACCCTACGTAAAGGCGATCTGCGTGCTGGACTGTCATTCCTGGCCTTCATTTCAGTCCTCGGCCAAGCGACGGTAAAAGAACTTCAGTCGCGGTACGTTCAGGCGGGCGGATAG
- a CDS encoding response regulator transcription factor: protein MSDLGVAVVIEDDADMRNLIEGVLLQSGFEVHTATCGRDGVEMVRDQSPDVVTLDVGLPDIDGFEVLRRIRGFSSAYVVMLTGRTEETDLLTALHGGADDYITKPFRPREMRARISAMMRRQQPQTPVGAPSEAQSESSPAKEGGSESVLRHNGLALDSRSRTASVSGAALELTRSEFDLMQELLRGAGAVVTKAELVRAVRGSYYDQDAFIGDSDERAVEVHVANIRRKLRDDPDSPRWLLTVRGVGYRLAKPR, encoded by the coding sequence ATGAGTGACTTAGGCGTGGCTGTAGTTATTGAAGACGACGCCGATATGCGGAACCTGATCGAGGGTGTGCTCCTGCAGTCAGGTTTTGAAGTCCACACAGCGACCTGCGGGCGCGATGGCGTTGAAATGGTTCGGGACCAGAGTCCCGATGTCGTGACTCTGGATGTGGGTCTGCCGGACATCGACGGGTTTGAGGTCCTGCGCCGCATCCGCGGCTTCAGCAGCGCTTATGTGGTCATGCTCACCGGGAGGACCGAGGAGACCGATCTGCTCACTGCCCTTCACGGCGGAGCCGATGATTACATCACCAAACCGTTCCGGCCGCGGGAAATGCGGGCGAGAATCTCGGCGATGATGCGCCGGCAGCAGCCGCAGACACCGGTAGGAGCCCCTTCAGAAGCGCAGTCGGAGTCCTCGCCGGCGAAGGAGGGTGGCAGCGAGTCGGTGCTGCGGCACAACGGCTTGGCTCTGGACAGCAGGAGCCGGACAGCCTCCGTCAGTGGGGCGGCCTTGGAACTGACGCGAAGCGAGTTCGACCTGATGCAGGAGCTGCTTCGTGGGGCAGGAGCGGTCGTGACGAAAGCCGAGCTCGTCCGTGCCGTCCGAGGCAGCTACTACGACCAGGATGCCTTCATCGGTGACTCCGATGAACGGGCCGTGGAGGTGCATGTCGCGAATATCCGCCGCAAGCTCCGCGATGACCCGGATTCGCCGCGCTGGCTGCTGACGGTCCGGGGAGTGGGATACCGGTTGGCCAAGCCCCGCTGA
- a CDS encoding STAS/SEC14 domain-containing protein, with protein sequence MTHQTLAGDDGAVELSGGVLYLRWSSGAVVTEEDARAVTSKVSALCSSRPRPMLVDVTRIGGLEHRARTVFAGAWPLTRVAVVGASPVDRVIVDFYVARHSPVCPTKFFASFADAMKWLGVHAGQVKTPQSGLLTAWDTRHQPVRGGSRGDRDADMMLTVLLKRTEGIISDTQAVANGMPLFVVEAELTQRLQAVLPGVRFTAQDIRAWAAEISS encoded by the coding sequence ATGACGCATCAAACACTGGCTGGCGACGACGGCGCCGTCGAACTTTCCGGCGGCGTGCTGTACCTGCGGTGGAGCAGTGGGGCTGTTGTGACGGAAGAGGATGCCCGTGCCGTGACGTCGAAGGTCAGCGCTCTTTGTTCGAGCCGTCCTCGCCCCATGCTCGTCGACGTGACCCGGATTGGAGGGCTGGAGCATAGGGCCCGGACCGTGTTTGCTGGCGCCTGGCCACTGACCCGCGTGGCGGTGGTAGGGGCTTCGCCTGTGGACCGGGTCATCGTGGACTTCTACGTGGCCAGGCATTCCCCGGTCTGCCCCACCAAGTTCTTCGCCTCCTTCGCAGATGCCATGAAATGGCTGGGCGTTCACGCCGGCCAGGTGAAGACGCCGCAGAGCGGGCTCCTGACGGCCTGGGACACCAGGCATCAGCCCGTCCGTGGCGGCTCACGGGGCGACCGGGACGCGGACATGATGCTGACTGTTCTGCTGAAACGGACCGAAGGGATCATCAGCGACACCCAAGCGGTGGCGAACGGGATGCCGCTCTTCGTGGTGGAAGCAGAACTAACCCAAAGACTCCAGGCTGTCCTCCCGGGAGTCCGTTTCACCGCCCAGGACATCAGGGCCTGGGCGGCAGAGATCTCCAGCTGA